A single Lolium perenne isolate Kyuss_39 chromosome 6, Kyuss_2.0, whole genome shotgun sequence DNA region contains:
- the LOC139832407 gene encoding uncharacterized protein: MQQQRTQLPLPLLLGFGARLPFEMGGEPEAVREGGATSNVVARLDDVVAGCRYCLGGSFAAARVVPDGNAAPSCRYCGGMGCFGHCSGKGHRARPGERDSERQMRKLKKLRASSVASPKASPKEIWGAPDKKSVPAASPKAHFCPARPDTVSGAPSPSPSHRGRSGDAGHNEKRGGLPHIGDYLHKPLVRASFLVAPSFPRLPPHRRRWISRPFGRLICAASQHRCRGWGSRRSCRRRCVASASQNAPSNPPHLRAQKVLDDLPAMDSDDEMVALLLEDEQAFDDDLREHLLIIASLQDMLDAEAEKRKRPRRGGSRPGRRKSKPRQRMEGHAMLQNDYFADGATHADNFRRRYRMSKGLFMNILHGVREFDPYFKLKVDAVGVLGFSSIQKCTAAMRMLAYGAPADTHDDYLRMSESTAIECMYKFCRAVVGKFGKYYLRGPTEEEIARIMAQNAARGFPGMLGRGMHIRWKTMCINSEQHWSVYKKTVAESQDKDLELFAAKTVDARIELDLNRRSSPFKQ; encoded by the exons ATGCAACAACAGAGAACGCAGCTTCCGCTGCCGCTACTGCTCGGGTTTGGAGCACGACTGCCGTTCGAGATGGGAGGTGAACCCGAGGCTGTGAGGGAGGGGGGTGCCACCTCAAATGTCGTTGCACGGCTGGATGACGTAGTTGCCGGCTGCCGGTACTGCTTGGGAGGGAGCTTCGCGGCTGCTCGGGTTGTGCCAGACGGCAACGCCGCCCCCAGCTGCCGCTACTGCGGCGGGATGGGATGCTTCGGCCACTGCTCGGGAAAAGGCCACCGCGCGCGACCTGGAGAGAGAGATAGCGAGAGGCAgatgagaaaattaaaaaaattaagagcatcttcagtcgcgtcccccaaagcgtcccccaaagagatttggggcgcgccggacaaaaaaagcgttccagccgcgtcccccaaagcccatttttgtccggcgcggcccgatacggtgtccggcgccccgagcccgtccccgtcccacaggggacgctccggggacgccggacacaacgaaaagcgaggcgggctcccacatatcggcgactatttgcataaaccgttggttcgcgcctcttttctcgtcgctccttccttcccgcgcctcccaccccaccgccgccgctggatttcccggccgtttgggcgtctgatctgTGCTGCGAGTcagcaccgttgtcgcggctggggctcccgccggtcgtgccgccgccgctgcgtcgccagcgcctcccagaacgcgccgtcaaatccgccccacctccgcgcacagaaggtgctcgacgacttgccag ccatggacagcgacgatgagatggttgccctgctgctggaggacgagcaagcgttcgacgacgacctgcgggagcatttgctgatcatcgcgtccctccaggacatgcttgacgctgaggcggagaagaggaagaggccgcgccgcggaggatcaaggccgggaagaaggaagtcgaagccccggcagaggatggaggggcatgccatgctgcagaacgactacttcgccgacggggcaacacatgccgacaattttcggcgccggtacaggatgagcaagggtctgttcatgaatatcctccacggcgttcgagagttcgacccctacttcaagctcaaggtcgacgctgtaggcgttctcgggttctcatccattcagaagtgcaccgccgccatgaggatgcttgcatacggagcacctgccgatacacatgacgactaccttcgcatgagtgagtctactgccattgagtgcatgtacaagttttgccgagctgtggtgggaaagtttggcaaatactacttgagagggccaaccgaGGAAGAGatcgcaaggatcatggcacaaaatgctgccagaggatttcctggaatgcttggaa GGGGAATGCACATCCGTTGGAAGACAATGTGTATCAACTCCGAGCAACATTGGTCCGTTTACAAGAAGACGGTGGCCGAGTCACAAGACAAGGATTTGGAGTTGTTTGCAGCTAAGACGGTTGATGCTcgtatcgagcttgaccttaaccggcgCTCCTCCCCGTTCAAGCAATGA